Within Anopheles ziemanni chromosome 2, idAnoZiCoDA_A2_x.2, whole genome shotgun sequence, the genomic segment TTGCCAGGCCTAGCTAGGCCACGTTCGCAGCGATCGATCGTTTCATGgggaaatgtggaaaaatatcaaaattatcAGAAAACGACTGTATGATCGAAAAAACCACTGACAGCAGAAGGGCGgttggggattttttttgttttcatgagCATCAAAAGGAATGTGATTCAGAGAAATTTCATGATCACTTCCCGTGACGAACGCCCTTTTCGCGGTTGGCCGCGATTGAACTCATTCCGGCGATGCGGATGCGTTTTagtgtggttgttgttgttgtgatgCGCGCGCGCCTTCGTTTCCATAATTCCCCCCGGAGACGGAAAGAACGTCCGCGTATGCATCCTTGACACCGATCTGTTGTGCCTTTGTAAAGTGCATCAGACAGTGCGGCTCGTCGACTTCTCGCGGCCCAATGGTGCACTGCCCAATGAACCCCATCCCCCCGTCCTTGCGCATGTGTGTGTCATGCAAAATTTAACCCAAAGGGGGTCCGTTTCGCGAGGGTGAataggtttcttttttattattattatggtGATGACATATCATTCATTACATCCCCGCGAAGAAAGAAACGACGAACCTGACGTGTTGGGGTAGGTCCGATCGTCGTCCGATGGTTTCGTAGGAATGGAAAGGAGCGTGAATGTTGGGtgtggagggagggagggtggagaggggggggggggggggggagagatgctatttttattttatcttgccGTATCCGTCCCGGTGAGTTGGCTCGATGTTCCTGCTTCCACGAACCGATTGTCTgagtgagtgtttttttttctatttctcctCTCGTCCATATCATTCTGCGATATGTGTTTCGTTGATTGATACGATGGATAGCTTCGAGAAGGCTTTGTACTTAtggccgttgttgttgttgttgcggtGGTGCCACTTGGTTGCGCCTAGTCATTCCAACATGAAACAACATGTACAACACGTGAGTTGCAATGCGATACAAACAGGgcaatggaagaaaaatgggagaatgtttgaaaaaatacgAAGGGAAATATCGAAAACGGAACTATTGCTGATTATATTGCTTGatattggttggttggtgactgTTGATCAcacgttttttttccagtgACTCGAGGCATGAGTTGAAAAAGTTAACCAGTTAACACTTCTTTATACCATATTTTGCATCTAGAAAATTATTAGTTTGGATCGACATATTGTGTTAATAGTACTTCCAATAATCTGTTATGTTTAACATAGTTTGGGATTGAATGAACCACGTGTGTACACTTACTGTGTTTGTGCTTCAACCACAAGCACGAACAAGATGATTCAGCTGGTGCGTCGCTGGGATGCGTGGAAAAGGCTCAAATCTTCTACCACCTCTACCATATTCAAATGATCAAGTTCGCGATTTCGCATTGGGTTAGCACCATCTTCTGTGCAGCGGCACTGCCTCTGCCTGCCTGTCTGTCTGCCTGTCTGCCCGGAAACGCAAGACAAGACGCACGCAGTTCTTCGAAGAAGGCACCTACAATTTGTTTACACTGTCATCTTCATTCCAATCCACTTTGCCTGCCTCTGCTCGCTTGGGCCGCTCGCTGTATCATCATCTCCCCATTGCAGACTCTCGAACGGTTCATCTTTGGGGCGGTCGCGTGCGTCGTTCATGGGCCTCCCTCCCCATCAATTCCCCGAAGTTCGCGCAATTTCTTGGAAATCGTTAAATAACCGGGAACGAACGAAATAAAGAGGAGCAGCaacgaacgaatgaaataaaaaaaaaaacatggcctCAAATCTAGCCGAGGTGGACGGTGGACCCGTTGTAGATGGGCGGGGGGGTGGAACGTTCGGGACGGACGAATGGGTCGTGCCAACCTACCATCATGATCAGATTTTCGGCCTGGTACGCGTTCTGGTGCCGGTGGGGTGATGGTGACTTTCCTATGATCCGGTTGAGATGATTGCTTCCGTTATTTCGCGGACAGTCGATGGTGTCTCGTGGGTGAATGCTCTCACAATGGAAACAAAGAAATTATGCATGCTTTGCAGGGCTCTTTCGCACTTGAAGAAAGATAATTTCATCAAAATCTCAAGTTCACGTGCTCGTTTGTCCAACTATTGGTCGATGATTTAAATGTACTCCCATTTGCGAAATTCAAATTCTACCGAAGGAAAGTGGGAAACATTGTCACGATTGTTAATAACgctataaaattgtttttatttctaacaTTGCCCCAGAATGTGTTGCTGCTGTAATTTTATTCCTTTCGCTCTAAAAACGGCACTCCTTCTCCTCAGTCAGTGTCCGCTAATTTCCGGCGTTTTTTGGGGACAACCGCGATTCCCGCCTGCTGCCGGGGTGGTGGACCGGTCGCCCCTTCTCGGAAACAGTTATCCCCTTGGCGTGGTTGGTTGCTGATGGGAGGGCTCTATATTTCCCCCGAATAGGCTTATCGAAATTTtatgtaagaaaaacaaaaccaaaaaatactCCCTTGCGCTCTTGCGCCCTCGGCACTCCACCGCTTGATGTGTTACACCTTTGCTTCCGAGAAGCATAAGAAACCACCATTGTAACAGGAGTCTGCGAATCCGGGTCGATCCCGCGGGATGGTGGGGGAGATGGTCGGATGGTAATGAAAATGCTTGATGACAAATGACTATTTTCACAGTTTCACAAGAAAATAATGGCAACCGTTGGTcgccgtcgtcatcgtcgtcatccgCGATGTGTGTTTGTCGGGAATACGTGAGTCAACCTGCGCGCGCGGTTCGGTGAAATCGCGGCGAATAATTCCCTCGCGCAAAAGAAAGGGTTTACAGAGGGGCGGTTAGGTGAGGTCAGAAGCGTACCCCGGGCATGGAGGCTGGTTTCAGCAGCTGCTGCTTGTGGCAGGTGAGGCTTTGCCGTTAACAACTCAACCCCTGGACGGTGGTTCTGCGAAACAGTGATCATTTTAAGACTGCACCCCATTTCCTGTAGTTTCATTGTAAATTCTCGAAAATGttgcatttgattgtttttctttttatcttctttctaCGCCAAACAGCTCTATTACTCACCTCcccgtgggggggggggggggggggggggggggtgtatTTGTTACAAAATTTCCCCGGTGACTTTTTATATTTCTCTATCAAGCGATTGCTAGTTGGATAACAATTTCCACCGAAACATGTTGACGCTTCCGCGCGTCGATGATATTCGGAAGGTGAAACGAAACTCATTTCCCGCCCAAtagacgaaacaaaaataaaaaccatgacGATTAAAAACCTATTTCAAACATTAATTATCACTCACCAAGCggcgcgtgcgtgtgtgctggTTTTTGGTGGTCATCGATGTGTGTAGTAATAAATATTCGAAGGTCGCCGAACACTAATGGATCGATTAAAATGCATTCGGCTGTTTACACTGGGCTGGGCTGGGAAGAGAAATCACCACGCACTGCAGCCAACTCGTGGAACGGGCGTGGAAAAGTGTTCCGTGTGCAGCGGAGGAACATACATTTCCTATCACCGAAAAGGCGACCGGAAGTAACGCGGGGCGTGGAATGCGGACGCCGCCCGCCGTCGTCCACCTGTTGCGTTCGGTTGCATGTTCGTTTTTTGGGCTCTATAATTTGCTCTCAACAATATGAAACACCCGGTGGACGGATTTCACGTTGTTCCGAGTCGAGTGTCTGCTTGCTGTCCCCAAAAGGAAACGGCTAGGAATGCTGACTCGAGTCGCGGCCAAAAAAATTTGGTCCACTCACCAATTGTCACCGTTGACGCACCGGTTTGCGGAAGTGCGGTTGCGAATGCGGTTGTTGTATGCGCATCGTTTGTCCACCGAGCCGGATTTCACTTGCCGATCGCAACGTTCTCTGGCGTTTTTCACCTTCCCATTAATTGTGTAGCGGAAGTTTACCCCCGTGAGCCTTTTTTTATGCCATTGCCTTCAAACACTTCCACAGGAAGTTTACCGAAAATAAATTCAGCAAAATACTTGAGGATGAGAAAAATAATGGGTGCTGGTTTCTGTCCACGCTGTTTACCCCTCCACGTTGGATTAAGCTAGTCGGAAACTTCCTGTTTTCCTGTGCTGTTTCTTATCGCGCACTGCCCATTTCGAAACAACGGGTCTGTTCGGATTTTTCGGATATGCGTGAATGATGATGGTTTCTGCACACCTCGTTAATTTATCAAGATTTCACACCGATGCTGCCGCGAGGGCCACTAGCGCGCTATCGTGTATCTTATGTTTTAACggctcgtttgttttcttctacaccacccaGCCTAAGGTTTGGTTATCTATGCGGACCAAGGTTATTTGCAAGTGCAGTTATCACTGGGTTATCTTGGGCGCGATTTACGATGCTAATAAATTGTACCGAAAGAGCAGGAAGCGCCAAAGTGGGTGGGGATGGGAGAGTGTTTGTTTATTACCAGAGTTCGCAGAATATGGGTTACTAAACATATCATAAACGAATACCTGCTACTATATTCACCATGTGCAATTAACAATTTTAACTGGGAAGGtttcttgaaatttatgaaagaTTAGTTTCAGGGAgtaagattaattttaaaattaaattaggaCACCAGCTGGAGTAACCAAGCGGAGGGGATGGTAATTATGTTATTTGATGCACCTTCGTGCTGTAAAATTGTCATTCACAGTTCAATTGCATCTCAACGGATACTAACGAAGGGAGGAACTTTTGCGGTTTGTCCACGAACTGCATTCGCCCGTGATAGCAGCGTGTTCCTAGTTTCCTTAGTTTGGATGATATGGCACTGCAACCATCGGCCCCTTGTCGGAGCTGATTCTCGCAAAAAAATTCCAATCTACCTTTCGCCAAACCCCTTCGATAAGGAAGAGGAGATACCTCCACGGTCGTCTCTACCGCCTCAAGTTACTGCCTTGTACCGGCTGCTGCAAAACTAAACTAATTAGTCAGGATCACGCGGCGTAACCACCACCTGGCTCCTCCGAATCTCCTGGAAAATGCTGGAAAATTATGATTccattgaaatttaatttgcaaTCAGATTCTTCTCGCCTTTCTCTTTCGCCGTTTGACGATCCTCGCAACCACGCCAGGGGGGAGGAAAGCCAAAGTTGTATGTAGAAGAAGTGTGCTCTGATGAAGCACTGGTGCTGGACAGTTTCCCGACGCTTTTCGCAACACCACTTATCGTGTGGTAATACGAAAAATCAATGATAAAAAACCATGCGCTCGCGATTCAGGAGGATTTCGGAAATTATTCTTTGCCATTCGCTTAGTCTGCAAAATGTGGGTTGTTCAAACACAACAACCgggcgaataaaaaaaaaatgcatcaaaCCATGGAAAAAAGTATCGATTGTATCGTCGAGTTCTACGAAATGGACCACAGTTGTGCTTTTTCCGTCCGCATACGTTACGTGTCGCGCCCGCGAGGCATTCCGTGGAAAGCGGAAAGAATCAATAGTGAGCCGCCATTCGTTGGTTGTTCAATCGTCGGGAGATTATTTTTTTGCGTCCTACATGCAGATTCGCCGCTTCGCACGCGAAACAGCTGGCACCACATAACGACGTTTCTCAATCCTTGATACTTTTTTTGGCGTTCATTGGTTATTTATTCGAATTAGAAGTAGGTGTTAGGCCAATTTTGACTGACATTCTGAAGCAAGGCATGCCATAGTCGTTAAAAATTCACGCTTCCATTCACTTGCACAACACacggaaacagaaaaaatattaaagataagaaaattattcaaaattttggTTTGCTTGTTTTAACGTGGTTCATTATATACTTTAAAACAACATATGCCCATGCCGTACAAGGTGATTGgaacatgttttatttaaggATTGTTTCtcggtttttcttccccaaatGATCTTTTGCAGGACATTCGCCAACGGAGCGAGCGGCAGGCGCAGGCAAAGGACTTTTCCACCAATGAGTCGAAAAAGCTGGACAACCGGCGCCTCAACCGGTACCGGGACGTGCTGCCGTACGATCACTCTCGGGTGGCGCTGAAGCGCGGTGAGAATGACTACATCAACGCAAACCTGGTCAAGGTACGTACGAGGAAAAAGTCCCCCAGCTCTGCCACGCTGTTTGGGCCATTTATTTATCTGTCCCTCTTTTTCGTAGATGGAACGAGCCAGCAGAAAGTACATCCTCTGCCAGGGTCCGCTGCCGCTCACGATTGGACACTTCTGGCTGATGGTGTGGGAGCACGACTCCCGCGCCATCCTGATGTTAAACAAGCTGATCGAGCAGACGACGGTCAAGTGTCACCAGTACTGGCCGAGCAAGATCGGCGAGAAGCACCGGCTCGAGCTGACCGACGTCAAGCTGTCGGTGGTGTATCTGAAGTGTGTGGAGTATAAAAACTTTTGCCGGAGGACTTTTAGGTAAGTTAAAGCGTTTAACAAATATGATCACGTTTCAGTTGCGTTTGAAGGGTTCAAAAGCAAGCAAAGACCGGAGCAGGTTTTTCTGTATCCACATTTCTCACTTGCTGCTGTTTTGCCATGTGTGCATGTTGCGAAGCGAAATGTTTACAGGCTAAAGTTTGAAGATAACATCAGCAAGAAATGAAAACTTCGAGCCGTTGATATGGGATAtagaaatattatttcatgTTCTAATcgcaatgttttcgtttttgtgtttttattaattttctatttACTTTCTGATTCTCAGACTGACTGATACCGAGTCGGGCAAGAGCCGCGAGGTGATCCAGTTCCACTACATGACGTGGCCCGACTTTGGCATTCCGAGCTCGCCAGTGGCGTTCCTGCAGTTTCTAAAGGAAGTGCGCGGCTCCGGAACGCTGGACAGCGACGTTGGTCCACCGATCATTCACTGCAGTGCCGGCATTGGGCGCTCGGGGACGTTCTGCCTGGTAGACTGCTGCCTTGTTCTGGTAAGGTTCTGGCATGCCTAGCTTGGGAAACAGTTTGCCGAACGGAATGGTTCATAATTTTGGGTGTTTATTTAATGTGCTGCAGATCGACAAGGAGGGCGAGGATCGCGTGTCGGTGCAGGACGTGTTGCTCGAGCTGCGCCAGTATCGAATGGGTCTGATTCAGACGGCGGACCAGCTGTACTTCTCATATCAGGCCATAATTGAGGGCATGAAGCGCATGAACAACTCCGTAAGTTCCGTGGTTGGGAAGGGAAATGTCAAATGGAGAGCAACAGTGTTGATTGATGagttattttgcatttttcatttaacgCGCACAGTCGTTCGAGGACTTCGAGGAGCTGTCCGTGATATCCTCATCCAGCCAACCAAACAGCGACCACGACACGGAGGAGAACGAGGACACACCGCCACCGCTACCGCCGCCTCGCACGTTTTCGCTCAAGCCATTGCCCACCATACCGACCAGCGAAAGTGTCCACGAGGATTTCCTGCTGATGAACAACGGCGATCGGGAGAAGTTTACCAACATGATCAACCTGGAGAAGAGTAAGCAGTTCGAGTCGGGGGGTGTCGTCGATGAAagcaacaaccaccaccatcacagcAACAATCACCGGAACAGCCAGCGCCACAGCAGCAACCATTACCATCCATACAGCAACCGTCCGTTGCCGCCGGTAGTCCGCGAAAAGCCGCTCTGCAAGGTGAATGAGTCGGACagtgacggtggtggtggtggcggtggccgcGGAAGTGAATCGAATGGGGCCAGCGGTAGCAACAGCAGCGGCAACAGCAGTGCCGATGAGGAGCTGATCGAGGAGAACGATAGCGACCTCAACGGGGACGAGGAGGATGAGGAGCAGAACAACAAGGAGCTAATCCTTGACGGCATTCCGTCCGATGGCCACAGTGATACCGTTAAGAGCTCGCTGTTGGATGACAGCAGCACGGCCACAACGACGACCTCGTCGAGCACGACGACCACCTCGTCGacgggaggagggggaggcaCATCGAGCAGCACCAGCAAGGCAGCGACGACGACCGGCATGATGTCCTCGACGTCGTACTCCACGTCTTCGTCCACCACTGCCAGTGCTATCGGGTCGAACAACTCGACGCTCGAGTCGAaccggggagggggaggaggcgCCTCCGCCGAGGTGTTCAATGCTAACTCGAGTTTGCCACCGCTGCCGAACGGAGCCGTGGACGATGGCGACGAGATGATCTCCAGCCCGGAGAGGGAATTGTAAGTGAATGCAATAATGACCCTTTCCATCGCCGCTACTCCAAAAGTTGTCTAACTCTAACGCTTATCGGCACACTTATTACAGGTCACCGAACGCCTCGGAGCTACGCCGCCGGAAGCGCACCGAGCGTCACACGGCCATGGAGGAGAAGATACGCGAGATCAAGCGCAAGCAGAAGGAGGTGGAAAGCAAGGGATCGCCGAAAAAGCGCAGGTTAATACTGTTTTCCATTGCAGCTGGTGTTTGTTTCAGTGTTCTGTGCGTGTATTTTTACACCAGGCAAATGTAAAAAACAATctagagagagaaggagagagacgGAGGTGTCATCGATACAAACATCGAAATATGCAGAGCATGATTGGGTTAAGATTTATTAAATCGGAGAATGGAGCAGCGAAGATCATTCCCTATGCAGCCCTTCAattcgaagaagaaaaacaaaacacagaacagaaacaaacatacaTTCGCTCGCTCCGCTATcccttttccatttattttcgcGCGCCGAAGAATCGTCCGGCTGGCGATGACGAGCCCCGAGGGCAATCATTTCGCTGAAGCAACGTTGTACCGTTCGTTCGGTGGTAACGATTGCGACAGGACGAAAGGAAGCGACTGGAAATCGCCCGTGCGCCTCGTTTGTTTAGGTGCTTTGTGTGTTGACATGAAAAGGATTTAGTTCGATAACGCGTCGTAAGGCGGTGTTCCCACGTACGGTTAACCAAGGCTGTGGCGAGAATGTGACGAATAACCGAATGCATATGAATGCTAGGTCCGTCACTTTTACTACCATTTTGTATGCATAAGACCGTTGGtcgagacagagagagagagagggagagagagagaaaaaaaaacagggaaagcGATCAAGTAAGCATACCAACCTACCCGTGATCATCCATCCTGTCCAATTTGTTGAGCACATTTTTTCGTCTTCGTGCTAGGCAAGAATCTCTgtaaatgaatggaaaaacagCTACAGATTCCCGCAGTAGCGTTAGAATCTTACTCGGGAAACTTTAGAATTGGTggacgaaaaaagaagaaaggacGAACGAGCAAAATGCTTAGATAAATGTGAGAATGAGAATATTGTAAAatagaaattaatttaattatttccagCTGTGGGGTTGTGGGTGGTTTTCGGAAGTGAAGGGACGAAGATATGGAgcaaatggaaacgaaatgTAAATTAGTGCACAACACATAAACCTACGGAGTgctatttgttgattttccctCATTGCATGCAAAAGTTCATTTAAAGTGAtccatcctttttttcctttttaaacaCCCGCGAttcgcgtatgtgtgtgtattttgaaaatgaagtTAATCTTTTCGGACAATATGGTGGCAAATCGCAATCTTTCGACTGAATAGAGCTTcaatagaaaattttcaaagtgtATGTAGTAGTTGGGGTGTATCGAGACACTGTTGAACACAATGCTTCAACAATAGTATGGCTGAAAACTGTATTAGAAAATGGAAGAATTTGATGGAActtctttaattttctcatttttgcTTGACCGTTCGTTATCAACATGCTGTATATTCGTCATATTTAGAGATTTATTAGATCTTTATATAGCTGCACTTACTGACTTTctgttggaggttttttttatacatacatgtttttcatttccatcactACGCTTAGTTGCGGTAACTAatcaaaaatgcataaaaagtCTGCGCAGTCAATCATAttgttggtttgtaattttcgaccctattttcttattttcctgTTGTTGTCCTCATTTTCTTATGTGGCTCGGGTGTTTGTGTTCAAATTTcccaatgaaatatttttttaactgatCAATTCAAAGCATAAAATGTCAtcatcaaaacataaaaatttcaaaaaacggTTAAAGAAATCCAAACAGTGTAGGAACAGTCGCAAGGACTTGAACAATCATGGAAGATGACGAAATATCGTCACTAGTAATTTTCTTTAGGTGTCTCGTATTAGTAGACGCTGAAGTAATGGAAAGGTTTTCAAGTGTTACCACCATGAGAACCCGCACCGTTTCAACCAAGTGCGAGCAAAAGGAACCTTTTTTGATGGACAGAATGCAATCTGTCTTTATGTGAAAGGGGTTGATTCATTTCACctattgattttttaaaattttgtagCTTCGTTTTTGTTATTGTGGTCGCTTGTATCGAAGATAGTTAAGAGGTTAATTTATCACTGGCCAGACGTAAGCATTGATCAGATGATTCGCACATCGAAATCGCGCAGATATAAAAGCCATTTGGGGCGAGGCATTCTTCAAGAAATGGCacgttttcatttctttttacgttcatgGTAGTTGTTCGTTCATTGGAGATAAAAGTTAATAACGTAATATTTAATCGAAGGCACCTTTAGACGCAGTACTACCCTTATAACCCTACATGTTAGTTGATCTAAACAACCGATTCGATAAGGCATGGACGTTTCCTGGACTCCCGTATGGGCTTGCGGTAACCAGTGTGTGATCGTTAAAAGGAACGTTTaccatcggaatggttttaccCAACAGCCGACATATTTTTGAGCTCGCCGATAAAATTGTTGTCCACAGAACTGACTGAATGATTTCTTGCGAGTGCTGCATGCATGCTCTGGACCGTTTGTTGACGGCATTTAATAACTGTGTTTGAGTATAATTGCAATGGATGGTTGTAGAAACAAAATAGTGCATGTTATGGATAGCGATGCTTTGAGAGGGTGCAGGGAGATTAAGGGAGTAGTGCGAAAAAATGAGCAGTAAATAAACAGTTTTGAAGGTTAAACACGTGAGATTAGCAAAAGGTAGATATCATTCAGAAGGACGAAAACGCTTTTATAGG encodes:
- the LOC131282454 gene encoding tyrosine-protein phosphatase non-receptor type 61F, encoding MSSSNTAVDDGGGGGSSGSGSSIEVEYNEIVSQGGWNSVFQDIRQRSERQAQAKDFSTNESKKLDNRRLNRYRDVLPYDHSRVALKRGENDYINANLVKMERASRKYILCQGPLPLTIGHFWLMVWEHDSRAILMLNKLIEQTTVKCHQYWPSKIGEKHRLELTDVKLSVVYLKCVEYKNFCRRTFRLTDTESGKSREVIQFHYMTWPDFGIPSSPVAFLQFLKEVRGSGTLDSDVGPPIIHCSAGIGRSGTFCLVDCCLVLIDKEGEDRVSVQDVLLELRQYRMGLIQTADQLYFSYQAIIEGMKRMNNSSFEDFEELSVISSSSQPNSDHDTEENEDTPPPLPPPRTFSLKPLPTIPTSESVHEDFLLMNNGDREKFTNMINLEKSKQFESGGVVDESNNHHHHSNNHRNSQRHSSNHYHPYSNRPLPPVVREKPLCKVNESDSDGGGGGGGRGSESNGASGSNSSGNSSADEELIEENDSDLNGDEEDEEQNNKELILDGIPSDGHSDTVKSSLLDDSSTATTTTSSSTTTTSSTGGGGGTSSSTSKAATTTGMMSSTSYSTSSSTTASAIGSNNSTLESNRGGGGGASAEVFNANSSLPPLPNGAVDDGDEMISSPERELSPNASELRRRKRTERHTAMEEKIREIKRKQKEVESKGSPKKRRKQKESEK